The following coding sequences lie in one Cannabis sativa cultivar Pink pepper isolate KNU-18-1 chromosome 5, ASM2916894v1, whole genome shotgun sequence genomic window:
- the LOC115717541 gene encoding uncharacterized protein LOC115717541: MGRWFCDCKPPLEVAIRTSRTMKNPGRRFKCCPIHKRNGGCDFFEWVDREMFRNCGGGCCIHGDWSGHEVSIGYCFVHQQRTAPCSHGVCTNGDVDTHCSSHHSHAPLEDYNESTSAFERGKDNYWIWFLGCVVIVVLYVMLF, translated from the exons ATGGGACGGTGGTTTTGCGATTGTAAACCACCATTGGAAGTTGCGATTCGCACCTCTAGGACGATGAAGAATCCTGGGAGAAGGTTCAAGTGCTGCCCAATCCATAAG AGGAATGGTGGGTGCGATTTTTTCGAGTGGGTTGACAGGGAGATGTTTCGAAATTGTGGAGGTGGATGTTGTATCCATGGAGATTGGAGTGGGCATGAAGTTTCGATAGGGTACTGTTTTGTGCATCAACAAAGAACAGCCCCTTGCAGCCATGGAGTTTGTACAAATGGAGATGTTGATACTCATTGTAGTAGTCATCACAGTCATGCACCTTTGGAAGATTATAATGAAAGCACATCTGCATTTGAAAGGGGAAAAGATAATTATTGGATTTGGTTTTTAGGTTGTGTAGTTATAGTTGTACTCTATGTAATGTTGTTCTGA
- the LOC115716409 gene encoding scarecrow-like protein 8, translating into MQSGYTGAGGLPDFYTTGRSTMNNVPSQPPYHRPQLPGLFIDSTTQRIARQNPTTLIGKRNLAEFQSNHHNQQQQQYNPNLGLVQPNYLRSVKPRTFQQSSPISPLSPMEFSPTATTVSESSSCSSSSPASSQRYGLPLPQQQYLRPQQPNIQGMSYVNPVHQNRVIPVVDSEKKIMNTRLQELEKQLLDDNEDEEGDPVSAVTNNSEWSETIQNLISPNQTQKPVSPSPTSSSSSSSSSSVASPAIVTCSKQSIMEAALAISDGKTESANEILTRLSTQVSNPRPTSEQRVLEFISSALKSRIKPEENPPPVTELYSQEQGSAIQSLYDLSPCFGLSFSAANFAILDATLTDDSAKIHVIDFDIGYGGQYVDLLRKLAGRKNGILSSLKITTLADNVVTQERLKSVDEKLSQLARSLGVVFELTVKSLRISELSRESLGCEPDESIAVNFAFKLYMMPDESVSTENPRDQLLRRVKSMAPRVVTVVEQELNTNTAPFMARVNETCAYYSVLLDSVDPAGSRDNSERVRVEEAVSRKVGNSVACEGRDRFERCEVFGKWRARLSMAGFESIPLSQDAKTRLSSGNRFHNLSVKEVNQGICFGWMGRTLTVASAWR; encoded by the coding sequence ATGCAATCTGGGTATACCGGAGCCGGTGGTTTGCCGGATTTCTACACCACCGGTCGATCAACCATGAATAACGTTCCGTCTCAGCCTCCATACCACCGACCTCAACTTCCGGGCTTGTTTATCGATTCAACTACACAGCGGATCGCTCGTCAGAACCCGACAACCTTGATCGGAAAAAGAAATCTCGCCGAGTTTCAATCAAATCATCATaatcagcagcagcagcagtacAATCCGAACCTTGGGCTTGTACAGCCTAACTATCTTCGCTCAGTCAAGCCCAGGACGTTTCAGCAATCTTCACCCATATCTCCTCTATCTCCGATGGAATTTTCGCCAACGGCAACCACGGTCTCGGAATCTTCCTCTtgttcatcatcatcaccagcTTCTTCTCAGAGGTACGGCTTGCCCTTACCGCAGCAGCAGTATCTGCGTCCTCAACAACCTAATATTCAAGGTATGTCGTATGTAAATCCGGTTCATCAGAATCGTGTTATTCCGGTTGTGGATTCTGAAAAGAAGATTATGAACACCCGTCTTCAAGAGCTGGAGAAACAGCTTCTCGATGATAACGAAGACGAAGAAGGTGACCCCGTCTCTGCTGTTACTAATAATAGCGAGTGGTCTGAGACGATACAGAACCTGATCAGCCCAAATCAGACACAGAAACCTGTTTCGCCATCGCCAACTTCTTCCTCTTCGTCTTCCTCCTCATCCTCGGTCGCCTCTCCTGCAATTGTGACTTGTTCGAAGCAATCGATTATGGAGGCTGCTTTAGCTATCTCCGACGGGAAAACTGAATCCGCGAATGAGATCCTCACGCGCCTTTCCACTCAAGTCTCAAACCCAAGACCCACTTCCGAACAGAGAGTTCTCGAGTTCATATCGTCGGCTCTTAAATCGAGAATCAAACCGGAAGAGAATCCGCCGCCTGTGACGGAGCTCTATAGTCAGGAACAAGGCTCCGCGATTCAGTCTCTCTACGATCTCTCGCCTTGCTTTGGTCTGAGTTTCTCGGCAGCCAATTTCGCAATCCTCGATGCCACATTAACCGACGATTCGGCCAAGATTCACGTAATTGACTTCGACATCGGCTATGGCGGACAGTACGTAGACCTTCTTCGAAAGCTGGCCGGTCGAAAAAACGGCATACTTTcgtccttgaagataactactCTGGCGGATAATGTCGTTACCCAAGAGAGATTGAAGAGCGTGGATGAGAAACTGAGTCAACTCGCCCGTAGCCTGGGTGTAGTGTTCGAACTCACTGTCAAAAGCCTCAGAATCTCGGAGCTGAGTCGCGAATCGCTGGGTTGCGAACCAGACGAGTCGATCGCTGTGAATTTCGCCTTCAAATTATATATGATGCCGGACGAGAGCGTATCAACCGAGAATCCAAGGGACCAGCTGCTACGGCGCGTGAAGTCTATGGCGCCGCGTGTGGTTACGGTGGTGGAGCAGGAGCTGAACACCAACACGGCGCCGTTTATGGCGCGCGTGAACGAGACGTGCGCGTATTACAGTGTGTTGTTGGACTCGGTGGACCCAGCTGGTAGTAGGGATAACTCGGAACGAGTTAGGGTAGAGGAAGCGGTGAGTCGGAAGGTGGGTAACTCGGTTGCGTGCGAAGGGAGGGACCGCTTTGAAAGATGCGAGGTGTTTGGAAAATGGAGGGCCCGATTGAGTATGGCCGGGTTCGAGTCGATTCCACTGAGTCAAGACGCCAAAACTCGGCTGAGTTCGGGTAACCGATTCCATAATCTTTCCGTTAAAGAAGTAAATCAAGGAATTTGCTTTGGTTGGATGGGTCGCACTCTCACCGTCGCATCTGCTTGGCGTTAA
- the LOC133038139 gene encoding uncharacterized protein LOC133038139 yields the protein MKQMLWAAARATTIPEFERKMAEIKEVNQAAYNWLAAKPPTEWTKAYFSEGVKCDVLLNNLCESFNNAILEARDKPIITLLEKLRYWLMCRFQKKRESVKKWKEEYGRNIWKIMEQNKKIASNCLVTQSTEVIFQVDCPGTVSYAVNLIEKTCSCRRYQLSGIPCGHALATIWQAGHQVKDYVSHFYKKEMMVKAYEGVIHPMPGPQFWPRSGLNPIQPPAETNLPGRPKKKRRRDVDEPPAANSTTLRRFGQVHKCSRCGVRGHNAKKCQADPTTQPAQPKKRGRPPSANPTDATKKRKERLMKQRQRDNATGLSDNANI from the exons ATGAAGCAGATGTTGTGGGCAGCTGCTAGAGCAACCACTATACCAGAGTTTGAGAGGAAAATGGCAGAAATCAAGGAAGTTAATCAGGCTGCATACAATTGGTTAGCTGCTAAGCCACCAACAGAGTGGACAAAGGCCTATTTCTCAGAAGGTGTCAAGTGTGATGTCCTGCTCAACAACCTATGTGAGTCTTTCAACAATGCAATACTTGAGGCTAGAGACAAGCCCATAATAACCCTGCTGGAGAAGTTAAGATATTGGCTCATGTGTAGgtttcaaaagaaaagagagagtgtgAAGAAATGGAAAGAGGAATATGGGAGAAACATATGGAAAATCATGGAGCAAAACAAGAAAATTGCTTCAAATTGTCTAGTAACACAGTCAACAGAAGTAATTTTCCAAGTGGACTGTCCTGGTACAGTTAGCTATGCTGTGAACTTAATTGAAAAAACCTGCAGCTGCAGAAGGTACCAACTTAGTGGAATACCATGTGGTCATGCATTAGCAACCATATGGCAAGCAGGGCATCAAGTGAAAGATTATGTCTCACACTTTTACAAGAAAGAGATGATGGTGAAGGCCTATGAAGGTGTCATACACCCAATGCCAGGACCACAGTTTTGGCCAAGATCGGGTCTCAATCCAATTCAACCACCAGCTGAGACAAACCTACCAGGAAGGCCAAAAAAGAAGAGAAGGAGAGATGTGGATGAACCACCAGCAGCAAATTCAACCACTTTAAGAAGATTTGGACAAGTTCACAAATGCAGTAGGTGTGGTGTTCGTGGCCATAATGCAAAAAAGTGTCAAGCTGATCCAACTACACAG CCTGCTCAGCCAAAGAAAAGGGGGAGACCACCATCTGCCAATCCAACTGATGCAACCAAGAAAAGAAAGGAAAGGTTGATGAAGCAAAGGCAAAGGGATAATGCTACTGGGCTCTCTGATAATGCAAATATTTAG